In Bacillota bacterium, a single window of DNA contains:
- a CDS encoding alpha/beta hydrolase, with protein AWAFERFLDRVGQVSCPALVLWGARDRLLPVEHGVAIFKHLQDGRLQVIDDCGHVMPLERPEELAKVLAGFFE; from the coding sequence GGCCTGGGCCTTTGAACGCTTCCTCGACCGCGTGGGCCAGGTGTCCTGCCCGGCCCTGGTCCTCTGGGGCGCCCGAGACCGCCTCCTCCCGGTCGAACACGGGGTGGCGATATTCAAACACCTGCAGGACGGACGCCTGCAGGTGATCGATGACTGTGGCCACGTGATGCCCTTGGAACGCCCGGAGGAACTGGCCAAGGTCCTCGCCGGCTTCTTCGAATGA
- a CDS encoding pyruvate kinase alpha/beta domain-containing protein — protein MYWEKVGPQNTRQTLELALARAKELGIKHLVVASNTGETFEPLLEMKAIEAGINIVGVTHHVGFTGPGQDEMAKEARERLEARGVRLLTTTHLFANVERAITSKFGGLYPGGIIAQTLRTIGHGFKVCYEVAVMALDAGLIPYGEEIIAVGGTGRGADTALVLRPAHAKDFFDTACLEIVCKPRDWKHHRS, from the coding sequence ATGTACTGGGAGAAGGTCGGCCCGCAGAACACCCGACAGACTCTGGAGCTGGCCCTGGCCCGAGCCAAGGAGCTCGGCATCAAGCACCTCGTGGTCGCTTCGAACACCGGCGAGACGTTCGAGCCGCTCCTCGAGATGAAGGCCATCGAGGCCGGGATCAACATCGTCGGGGTCACCCACCACGTCGGCTTTACCGGGCCGGGTCAGGACGAGATGGCGAAGGAGGCCCGGGAACGGCTCGAGGCGCGGGGGGTCCGCCTGCTGACCACGACCCACCTCTTCGCCAACGTGGAGCGGGCCATCACCAGCAAGTTCGGCGGCCTTTACCCCGGGGGCATCATCGCCCAGACCCTCAGAACCATCGGGCACGGCTTCAAGGTCTGCTATGAAGTCGCCGTGATGGCCCTTGACGCCGGTCTCATTCCCTACGGGGAGGAGATCATCGCCGTCGGCGGCACGGGCCGCGGAGCCGATACCGCCCTCGTCCTACGTCCGGCCCACGCCAAGGACTTCTTCGACACCGCCTGCCTCGAGATTGTCTGCAAACCCCGGGACTGGAAGCATCATCGAAGCTGA
- a CDS encoding glucose-6-phosphate isomerase family protein: MTDLIDLAAVAGLPVQLVHERLTFPPELGDRRPAIRTLEAMRPFLAVPGGRGQNELYFMYRDLGRPADRPALNRAGLRFDLTVLVAGDVAGELVKTAGHYHPVPAGGDLAYPELYAVIHGRANYLLQDGRGGGPSRAFLVEAEAGDIVIVPPNFGHVTINAGSVPLVMANWIEATFASVYEPFAEWHGGCYYEFAATGPGPRIEVNPAYGRLVPLTCLTASAFAAMGGPPCRRGEPVYRLGADHPEALRFLTHPEAWDWSSLVGRE; encoded by the coding sequence TTGACCGACCTGATCGACCTGGCCGCCGTGGCCGGCCTCCCCGTTCAACTGGTCCATGAACGGCTGACCTTTCCGCCCGAACTGGGCGACCGGCGGCCGGCCATCCGGACCCTCGAAGCCATGCGGCCGTTCCTGGCCGTCCCCGGGGGGCGAGGACAGAACGAACTGTATTTCATGTACCGGGACCTCGGTCGGCCGGCGGACCGGCCGGCGCTGAACCGGGCCGGGCTTCGTTTCGACCTGACCGTCCTGGTGGCCGGGGATGTCGCCGGAGAGTTGGTCAAGACGGCGGGGCACTATCACCCCGTCCCTGCCGGCGGCGACCTGGCCTATCCGGAGCTGTACGCGGTCATCCACGGGCGGGCCAACTATCTCCTGCAGGATGGGAGGGGCGGCGGACCGTCCCGCGCTTTCCTCGTCGAGGCCGAGGCCGGGGACATCGTCATCGTCCCGCCCAACTTCGGCCACGTGACCATCAACGCCGGCTCGGTCCCCCTGGTCATGGCCAACTGGATCGAAGCCACCTTCGCCTCGGTCTATGAGCCCTTCGCGGAGTGGCACGGGGGCTGTTACTACGAGTTCGCCGCGACCGGACCCGGGCCGCGGATCGAGGTCAACCCGGCTTACGGTCGGTTGGTCCCGTTGACCTGCCTGACCGCCTCGGCTTTCGCCGCCATGGGGGGGCCTCCTTGCCGGCGGGGCGAGCCCGTCTACCGGCTGGGCGCCGATCACCCGGAAGCCCTACGGTTTCTGACCCACCCGGAGGCCTGGGATTGGAGTTCCCTGGTCGGCCGCGAGTGA
- a CDS encoding peptidoglycan-binding protein, which translates to MTALGSRMSVVKLMTGGLVALVVVGAWVGLTGPGRAAAARLNLQIVPPGPATPGRPQGPAKKVPQPIQEEPWAPEPEASGGPEAAGGTGSETGATVNRGDFPRRLAVSNPWTTGVDVLLLQTLLTDWGFYDGPADGIFGPATSRAVALFQVTHGSLANGSLDEGTLDDLLSTAAPPAKGKTNRAAWTPKPKPVGQDLRLVIDTDARTLTVLVEGEPYQQYPVAVGRPSLPTPHGDFFIKVKDIWGGGFGARWMQLSVPWGVYGVHGTNNPGSIGSYASHGCVRMFNRQVIELFSWVEVGTPVKIVGKPVRHWGETPRLIGDGICGTDVVRVQEALTDLGLYKGTISGRFNAECIKAVKELQKANGLRVTGEVDAKTWHLLGY; encoded by the coding sequence GTGACGGCACTCGGGTCGCGGATGTCGGTGGTCAAGCTAATGACGGGGGGCTTGGTGGCGCTGGTGGTCGTCGGGGCGTGGGTCGGCTTGACCGGCCCGGGGCGGGCGGCCGCCGCACGGTTGAATCTCCAGATCGTGCCCCCCGGACCGGCCACCCCCGGTCGACCGCAGGGTCCCGCCAAGAAGGTACCACAGCCCATTCAAGAAGAGCCGTGGGCCCCCGAGCCCGAGGCGTCCGGCGGCCCCGAGGCCGCCGGCGGCACGGGCTCGGAGACGGGAGCGACCGTCAACCGCGGGGACTTCCCCCGCCGCCTGGCGGTCTCCAACCCGTGGACGACCGGCGTGGACGTCCTGCTCCTCCAGACCTTGTTGACGGACTGGGGGTTCTACGACGGCCCGGCCGACGGCATCTTCGGCCCGGCCACGTCCCGCGCCGTCGCCCTCTTTCAGGTGACCCACGGGTCATTGGCCAACGGGTCGTTGGACGAGGGAACCCTCGATGACCTCTTGAGCACGGCGGCGCCGCCGGCCAAAGGCAAGACCAACCGGGCCGCCTGGACTCCCAAGCCGAAGCCGGTCGGTCAGGACCTCCGCCTGGTCATCGACACCGATGCCCGGACCCTGACGGTCCTCGTCGAGGGAGAGCCCTATCAGCAGTACCCCGTGGCCGTGGGGCGCCCGTCCCTTCCCACGCCCCACGGTGATTTCTTCATCAAGGTCAAGGACATCTGGGGCGGCGGCTTCGGGGCCCGCTGGATGCAGCTGAGCGTCCCCTGGGGGGTCTACGGGGTTCACGGCACCAACAACCCGGGTTCGATCGGGAGCTATGCATCGCACGGCTGTGTCCGGATGTTCAACCGCCAGGTGATCGAGCTTTTCAGCTGGGTCGAGGTGGGGACGCCGGTGAAGATCGTCGGCAAACCGGTCCGACACTGGGGGGAGACGCCGCGGTTGATCGGCGACGGTATCTGCGGCACCGACGTGGTCCGGGTCCAAGAAGCCCTCACCGACTTGGGGCTGTACAAGGGAACGATTTCCGGCCGCTTCAACGCCGAGTGCATCAAGGCGGTCAAGGAATTGCAGAAGGCCAACGGTCTCCGGGTTACCGGCGAGGTCGACGCCAAGACGTGGCATCTCTTGGGCTATTGA
- a CDS encoding NAD(P)-dependent oxidoreductase — protein sequence MTPETYHHFGRNEFRLMKPGAFVINVGRGAALDVFEAEPLNARVNPLLPVKHLLK from the coding sequence CTGACCCCCGAGACTTACCATCACTTCGGCCGGAACGAATTCCGGCTGATGAAACCGGGGGCCTTCGTCATCAACGTCGGCCGCGGGGCCGCCCTCGACGTCTTCGAAGCCGAGCCGTTGAACGCCCGTGTCAATCCTTTACTGCCGGTCAAACACCTGTTAAAATAG
- a CDS encoding endonuclease/exonuclease/phosphatase family protein codes for MDLPLGTNLRLPAPPAARSAVPPAGRHRPVRLTRAIFGSLGTAILVVALVVSHWSYLDARPVAGALVAEAADAGPALTPARPLKVMTFNIRHAQGDDGRVSVERIAEILRASDADVVGLQEVDRRMPRSGWQDQVRQIAARLGYDYAFGRNLGIGPVGFGNAVLSRYPIITRQNLSLPGELEPRGALVITINLDRNHLITFADTHLGLSATDRQGGQVAAIVDDLQKLSGPVILVGDFNDTAGAPEQAQLSGLLKDSYGAAEKRDGEGTFGVAAGRAGERIDFVWLSGDLKPLTWSTVPATASDHLPVVVEVVPAGT; via the coding sequence ATGGATCTTCCTCTTGGAACCAACTTGCGTCTGCCCGCGCCGCCCGCCGCGCGGTCGGCTGTGCCGCCCGCCGGACGCCACCGGCCGGTCAGGCTCACCCGCGCCATCTTCGGGTCTCTGGGGACGGCCATTCTTGTCGTCGCCCTGGTCGTCTCCCACTGGTCCTACCTCGATGCCCGCCCGGTCGCCGGGGCCTTGGTGGCCGAGGCTGCCGACGCCGGGCCCGCCTTGACGCCGGCCCGCCCGCTGAAGGTGATGACCTTCAACATCCGCCACGCCCAGGGTGATGATGGGCGGGTCTCGGTCGAGCGCATCGCCGAAATCCTCCGGGCCTCGGACGCCGACGTGGTCGGGCTTCAGGAGGTCGACCGCCGGATGCCCCGCAGCGGCTGGCAAGACCAGGTCCGACAAATCGCCGCCCGGCTTGGTTACGATTACGCCTTTGGGCGCAACCTTGGTATCGGGCCGGTCGGATTTGGCAACGCCGTGCTCAGCCGCTACCCGATCATCACCCGCCAGAACCTTTCCTTGCCGGGAGAGCTCGAGCCACGCGGCGCCTTGGTGATCACCATCAACCTGGACCGGAACCATCTGATCACCTTCGCCGACACCCACCTCGGTCTGTCCGCCACGGACCGCCAGGGGGGGCAGGTCGCGGCCATCGTCGACGATCTCCAGAAGCTGTCTGGGCCGGTCATCCTGGTCGGCGACTTCAATGACACCGCCGGCGCTCCGGAGCAGGCCCAGCTGTCGGGGTTGCTGAAGGACAGTTACGGGGCGGCCGAGAAGAGGGACGGGGAGGGGACTTTCGGGGTGGCGGCCGGCCGGGCGGGTGAGCGCATCGACTTCGTCTGGTTGTCCGGCGATCTCAAGCCGCTGACCTGGTCGACCGTGCCGGCGACGGCCTCCGACCATCTGCCCGTAGTCGTCGAAGTCGTCCCAGCCGGAACGTGA
- the nagB gene encoding glucosamine-6-phosphate deaminase gives MRVVVAPDYEALTLVAAKFIAEAIAEKPGLVLALPTGNTPLGVYRRLVMMNRHGEVSFSRVTTFNLDEYIGLGTQHPLSFRVYMKEHFFGLVDIDPARVHLPDGLALDPEAEGRRYEAEIAKAGGLDLAVLGIGLNGHIGFNEPGSSFDSRTRPVTLSRETMIGLQAGRPPEGTSNGQGSARVFPMSGLTVGIATIMEAKRLLLLASGEVKAAAVTRALDGPISKDFPASVLQRHANVTVLVDREAAIDLD, from the coding sequence ATGAGAGTCGTCGTCGCCCCCGATTATGAGGCCCTGACCCTCGTCGCCGCCAAGTTCATCGCCGAGGCCATCGCCGAGAAGCCGGGTTTGGTTCTGGCCCTCCCGACCGGGAACACCCCCCTGGGAGTCTACCGACGACTGGTCATGATGAATCGCCACGGGGAGGTCAGCTTCTCTCGCGTGACCACCTTCAACCTGGATGAGTACATCGGCCTCGGGACCCAGCACCCGCTCAGTTTCCGGGTCTACATGAAGGAGCATTTCTTCGGGCTGGTCGACATCGACCCCGCCCGGGTCCACCTGCCCGATGGACTGGCTCTTGACCCGGAGGCGGAGGGGCGTCGCTATGAGGCGGAGATCGCCAAGGCCGGAGGGTTGGACCTGGCCGTCCTCGGGATCGGGCTCAATGGACACATCGGCTTCAATGAACCGGGAAGCTCTTTTGACTCCAGGACGCGGCCGGTCACCCTGTCCCGCGAGACGATGATCGGGCTTCAGGCCGGCAGGCCGCCGGAAGGGACCAGCAACGGTCAGGGGTCGGCCCGGGTCTTCCCGATGTCCGGATTGACCGTCGGCATCGCCACCATCATGGAGGCCAAACGCCTCCTCCTGCTGGCCTCCGGGGAGGTCAAGGCGGCCGCCGTCACCCGCGCCCTCGACGGGCCGATCAGCAAGGACTTTCCCGCGTCAGTCCTGCAGAGGCACGCCAACGTCACCGTCCTGGTCGACCGTGAAGCGGCCATCGACCTGGACTAG
- a CDS encoding PHP domain-containing protein has protein sequence MMIPEGSDPPIDTTDRPYVWNGARPLDPTLRTRSFEIFADYHTHTVYSHGKGTIEDNLLAAREKGLSEVAITDHGPAALGIGVREVKTLEVIKARADHYNRLFADIRVLAGVEANVITLDGRLDVPRQALRQLDLRVAGLHWQIKPGSFAAGFDLVFNNLVLAKFSRRMRRRARTVNTKALIEAINRYDLDIISHPGLKMDIDTYDLSRAAARRGTALEISAGHPYMTTDFIKIGLKEGVKFSIDSDAHLPANVGNLERGVRLAARAGLKADDLINARPPQPLRLGEEEAVMDSRRRRSRRGEPREEPREKPMVAMAEELAPQLVNQPEKSGGRASEATPTVGAPPAERAGGEMAYNLRLAGRGKVDAPPPERSEGELDYSLRVGGKRVTKDKTPRSGRAEDTQEPRR, from the coding sequence ATGATGATCCCAGAAGGGAGCGACCCTCCCATCGACACGACTGACCGACCCTATGTCTGGAACGGGGCGCGACCGCTCGACCCGACCCTGAGAACGCGAAGCTTTGAGATCTTCGCCGATTACCACACCCACACCGTTTACAGCCACGGCAAGGGGACCATCGAGGATAACTTGCTGGCGGCCCGCGAGAAGGGGCTCAGCGAGGTGGCCATCACCGACCATGGTCCGGCGGCCCTCGGCATCGGCGTTCGCGAGGTCAAGACCCTGGAAGTGATCAAAGCCCGGGCGGACCACTACAACCGGCTTTTCGCCGACATCAGGGTCCTGGCCGGGGTGGAGGCCAACGTCATCACCCTCGACGGCCGCCTCGATGTCCCCAGGCAAGCCCTCCGCCAGCTCGACCTGCGCGTGGCCGGGCTGCACTGGCAGATCAAGCCGGGCTCCTTCGCGGCCGGGTTTGACCTCGTCTTCAATAACCTGGTGCTGGCCAAGTTCAGCCGGCGGATGCGGCGCCGGGCCCGGACCGTCAACACCAAGGCCCTCATCGAGGCGATCAACCGCTACGACCTGGACATCATCAGCCACCCCGGCCTGAAGATGGACATCGACACCTATGACCTGTCCAGAGCGGCGGCCCGGCGCGGGACGGCCCTCGAGATCAGCGCCGGCCACCCCTACATGACCACGGACTTCATCAAGATCGGATTGAAAGAGGGAGTCAAGTTCTCCATTGACAGCGACGCCCACCTCCCGGCCAACGTCGGGAACCTGGAACGGGGCGTGCGCCTGGCCGCCAGGGCCGGGCTGAAAGCCGACGACTTGATCAACGCCAGGCCGCCTCAGCCTCTGCGGCTTGGAGAAGAGGAGGCAGTGATGGACAGTCGAAGAAGGAGATCGCGCCGCGGGGAGCCCCGGGAAGAGCCCCGCGAAAAGCCCATGGTGGCCATGGCCGAGGAACTCGCGCCGCAGTTGGTGAACCAGCCCGAGAAGAGCGGCGGGCGGGCCTCCGAGGCGACGCCGACGGTTGGAGCGCCGCCGGCCGAGCGGGCCGGGGGTGAGATGGCCTACAACCTAAGGTTGGCGGGTCGGGGCAAGGTCGACGCGCCGCCGCCTGAACGCAGCGAGGGCGAGCTCGACTACAGCCTGCGCGTGGGCGGCAAGCGGGTAACCAAGGACAAGACCCCGCGGTCCGGCCGGGCGGAGGACACCCAAGAGCCTCGCCGCTGA
- the rapZ gene encoding RNase adapter RapZ yields MNNLHFLIISGLSGAGKTRVLQSLEDLGYFCVDNLPPGLIPKFAELCSQPENKLQRVALVIDVRGGEFFDSLSESLEYLEDSGFPYKVLFLEADDETLVRRYKETRRRHPLAQQGSVLEGIREERARLQELRGRATWIIDTTDLTPQKLREQIVGIFSRDEDLQRMIITLVSFGFKHGLPLDADLIFDVRFLPNPHYVEALRPLDGNNEKVRDYVLKWPAAQKFLRRLQSLIEFLLPHYEQEGKSQLTIGIGCTGGRHRSVVISEHLAEWLRGKGSTVLVEHRDISREPVGAEER; encoded by the coding sequence TTGAACAACCTTCATTTCCTGATCATCTCCGGGCTGTCCGGCGCGGGCAAGACCCGCGTCCTGCAGTCCTTAGAGGACCTGGGCTACTTCTGCGTGGACAATCTGCCCCCCGGGCTGATCCCTAAGTTCGCCGAGCTCTGCTCACAACCTGAGAACAAGCTGCAACGAGTCGCCCTGGTCATCGACGTCCGGGGCGGCGAGTTCTTTGACAGCCTTTCTGAGTCCCTTGAATACCTTGAGGATAGTGGCTTCCCGTACAAGGTCCTCTTCCTCGAGGCCGACGACGAGACGCTGGTGCGGCGGTACAAGGAGACCCGTCGCCGCCATCCCTTGGCCCAGCAGGGGAGCGTCCTCGAGGGCATCCGCGAGGAGCGGGCCCGGCTCCAGGAGCTCCGCGGCCGCGCCACCTGGATCATCGACACCACCGACTTGACCCCACAGAAGCTGCGCGAGCAGATCGTCGGGATCTTTTCGAGGGACGAGGACCTGCAGCGGATGATCATCACTCTCGTCTCCTTCGGTTTCAAACACGGCCTACCCCTCGACGCCGACCTGATCTTCGATGTCCGCTTCCTCCCCAATCCGCACTACGTCGAAGCCCTGCGGCCGCTGGACGGCAACAACGAGAAGGTCCGCGACTACGTCCTCAAATGGCCGGCGGCCCAGAAGTTCCTCCGCCGCCTGCAAAGCCTGATTGAGTTCCTCCTGCCCCATTACGAGCAGGAGGGCAAGTCCCAGCTGACGATCGGTATCGGCTGCACCGGCGGGCGCCACCGCTCGGTGGTCATCTCCGAGCACCTGGCCGAATGGCTCCGTGGAAAGGGGTCTACCGTCCTGGTCGAGCACCGAGACATCTCCCGCGAACCCGTCGGGGCTGAGGAGAGATGA
- a CDS encoding YvcK family protein, with protein MRFIRWLYPGLGVKRWLVLFSLGVFLIAAGLAIAIDAHVLGQLEEAMRQFSLATTGRFITRGFRGAILIAVGAVLAFVSVQRIVRSIVLGLLPAGVRGIADTIYHRRQLARGPRVVAIGGGTGLSVLLRGLKEYTSNITAIVTVTDDGGSSGRLRDEMGVLPPGDIRNCLVALADAEPMMQSLFQYRFKGGQLEGHSFGNLFIAAMSELTGDFEEAVRASSKVLAIRGRVLPSTLDDVVLRAEFEDGSAERGETRISKSFKRIKRVFLDPREASAVPEAIEAVMSADLIVLGPGSLYTSVCPNLAVSGLAEAIRHSPAKVVYILNVMSQPGETDGLDAADHVRAVLGQLGQGTVDYVLVAGDALPLARLQAYAEQGAHPVTVAVRRLEELRVKAMRAQVIAASGLVRHDPDKLARAVLRLAEVSRPVVRGDHQG; from the coding sequence ATGAGGTTCATCCGCTGGCTTTACCCCGGACTGGGGGTCAAGCGCTGGCTCGTCCTCTTCAGCCTCGGGGTCTTCTTGATCGCCGCCGGCTTGGCCATCGCCATCGACGCCCACGTCCTCGGTCAGCTCGAGGAGGCGATGCGCCAATTCAGCCTGGCCACCACCGGACGCTTCATCACCAGGGGCTTCCGCGGCGCCATCCTCATCGCCGTTGGAGCCGTCCTGGCCTTCGTCTCGGTGCAGAGGATCGTCAGGAGCATCGTCCTGGGCCTCCTTCCGGCCGGCGTCCGCGGCATCGCCGACACCATCTATCACCGTCGCCAGTTGGCCAGGGGTCCGCGGGTCGTGGCCATCGGCGGCGGAACCGGCCTGTCCGTCCTTCTTCGCGGGCTGAAGGAGTACACCAGCAACATCACGGCCATCGTCACCGTCACCGACGACGGCGGAAGCTCCGGCCGACTGCGAGACGAGATGGGCGTCCTCCCCCCGGGCGACATCCGCAACTGCCTGGTCGCCCTGGCCGACGCCGAACCGATGATGCAGTCGCTCTTCCAGTACCGCTTCAAGGGCGGGCAGCTCGAAGGACACAGCTTCGGCAATCTGTTCATCGCGGCCATGTCCGAGCTGACCGGTGACTTCGAAGAGGCCGTTCGGGCCTCGAGCAAGGTCCTGGCTATCCGCGGCCGGGTCCTCCCCTCGACCCTCGACGACGTGGTCCTCCGGGCCGAGTTCGAAGACGGTTCGGCCGAGCGGGGAGAGACCCGCATCTCCAAGAGCTTCAAGCGGATCAAGCGAGTCTTCCTGGACCCCCGGGAGGCCTCCGCCGTGCCGGAGGCAATCGAGGCGGTCATGTCGGCCGACCTCATCGTCCTTGGCCCGGGAAGCCTCTATACCAGCGTCTGCCCCAACCTTGCGGTGTCCGGTCTGGCCGAGGCGATCCGCCACAGCCCGGCCAAGGTCGTCTACATCCTCAACGTGATGAGCCAGCCCGGTGAGACCGACGGGCTCGACGCGGCCGATCACGTGCGCGCCGTCCTGGGCCAGTTGGGCCAGGGAACGGTCGACTATGTCCTGGTGGCCGGCGATGCGCTGCCTCTGGCCCGTCTTCAGGCTTACGCCGAACAAGGAGCCCACCCGGTCACGGTGGCCGTCCGCCGCCTGGAGGAACTGCGCGTCAAGGCCATGCGGGCCCAGGTCATCGCGGCCTCCGGGCTGGTCCGACACGATCCCGACAAGCTGGCCCGGGCGGTCCTTCGGCTGGCGGAGGTGAGCCGACCTGTCGTTCGCGGAGATCATCAAGGATGA
- the whiA gene encoding DNA-binding protein WhiA, giving the protein MARLPAEHDCCLPAELAGLARSAGSLEISSSEPLGRSRHLHLKLVTENAAVARKAFSLVKGLFHTISEVSVERLQRLRRANRYVVRVVFPGESAQVVLHRLGLLDRRGAVTPTSPAGLLGRACCRRSYLRGLFMGSGFVSDPERPYHLELILSRRELAEQAVEVLGSFGIRARVAARKESFLVYLKDGEQIGQFISVIGAHQALLNYENIRITKGMRNRVNRLVNMETANLAKVADAAVNQTEAIEKIIRTIGLGALSPGLQEAARLRLDHPEATLQELGDLARPHISKSGVNHRLRRLVRLAADLSEN; this is encoded by the coding sequence CTGGCCCGTCTCCCCGCCGAGCACGACTGCTGTCTCCCGGCCGAGTTGGCCGGCCTGGCCCGGTCGGCCGGCAGTCTGGAGATATCCAGCTCCGAACCCCTCGGCCGGTCCCGCCACCTTCACCTGAAACTGGTCACCGAGAACGCGGCCGTTGCTCGAAAGGCCTTCTCACTGGTCAAGGGCCTGTTCCATACGATCAGTGAAGTCAGCGTCGAACGCCTGCAGCGCCTGCGGCGGGCCAATCGGTACGTCGTCCGCGTCGTCTTCCCCGGGGAATCGGCCCAGGTCGTCCTACACCGGTTGGGCCTCCTGGACCGCCGCGGGGCGGTCACCCCGACAAGTCCAGCGGGGCTCCTCGGGCGGGCCTGCTGCCGGCGATCCTACCTGCGCGGCCTGTTCATGGGTTCGGGGTTCGTCAGTGATCCGGAGCGGCCTTACCACCTCGAGCTCATCCTCAGCCGTCGGGAACTGGCCGAGCAGGCGGTCGAGGTGCTGGGCTCATTCGGCATCCGGGCCCGGGTGGCGGCCAGGAAGGAGTCCTTCCTCGTCTACCTCAAGGACGGCGAGCAGATCGGCCAGTTCATCAGCGTCATCGGGGCCCACCAAGCCCTGCTCAACTACGAGAACATCCGGATCACCAAGGGCATGCGCAACCGGGTCAACCGGCTGGTCAATATGGAGACCGCCAACCTGGCGAAGGTCGCCGACGCGGCCGTCAACCAGACAGAGGCGATCGAGAAGATCATCCGGACCATCGGTCTGGGGGCCCTCAGCCCCGGCCTCCAAGAGGCGGCCAGGCTTCGCCTGGACCACCCCGAGGCGACCTTGCAAGAACTGGGCGATCTGGCCCGCCCGCACATCAGCAAATCCGGCGTCAATCACCGTCTGCGAAGGTTGGTCCGCCTGGCGGCCGACCTATCCGAGAATTAG
- a CDS encoding 4Fe-4S dicluster domain-containing protein, translated as MEVLNLTAVGEAGKSFAARVGAEAGTDVYSCYQCGKCSAGCPLSYEMDFQPRQIMRLVQLGLKDLALKSSTIWLCASCATCTTRCPREVKIASVMDVLRAMARREGYPIKEKGIAVFHRNFLNTVAFGGRSYELGMILGYKLGTLPAQPLKDLDLGFTWLQQGKLKFIPERIKDAAAIREIFSKTREIEQADLAKERAQGSGPETGHGAGLPAGGTEGHS; from the coding sequence ATGGAGGTCTTAAACTTAACCGCCGTCGGCGAGGCCGGGAAGAGCTTTGCCGCCCGCGTCGGCGCCGAAGCCGGGACGGACGTCTACAGCTGCTACCAGTGCGGCAAATGCTCGGCCGGCTGTCCCCTATCGTACGAAATGGACTTCCAGCCGCGGCAGATCATGCGCCTCGTCCAGCTGGGTCTGAAGGACCTGGCCCTGAAGAGCTCAACCATCTGGCTCTGCGCCTCCTGTGCCACCTGCACCACCCGCTGCCCGCGGGAGGTCAAGATCGCCTCGGTGATGGATGTCCTTCGGGCGATGGCCCGGCGCGAAGGCTACCCCATCAAGGAGAAGGGCATCGCGGTCTTCCATCGCAACTTCCTCAACACCGTGGCCTTCGGCGGCCGTTCCTACGAACTCGGCATGATCCTTGGTTACAAGCTCGGAACCCTGCCCGCTCAGCCATTGAAGGACCTCGACCTCGGCTTCACCTGGCTGCAGCAGGGCAAGTTGAAGTTCATCCCCGAGCGGATCAAGGATGCGGCGGCCATCCGCGAGATCTTCTCCAAGACCCGCGAGATCGAGCAGGCCGACCTGGCCAAGGAACGCGCCCAGGGGTCCGGCCCCGAGACCGGCCACGGCGCCGGCTTGCCCGCCGGGGGAACGGAGGGACATTCGTGA